CCTGGCCTCCTTGGCCGCCTTCGTCGCCTTGGTCTCGTGGACCGTCGTAGCGGGAAGGTCCTCGCTCATTCCCCGTCAACTCCCTTGCTGTCGAGGGACTTCGTCACGGCGTCGAGCAGGTCCTGCCAGGCCGCCTCGAACTTGGCCACGCCCTCCTGCTCCAGCTGCTGCACCACCTCGTCGTACGAGACGCCGAGCCGCTCCACGGCCTCCAGGTCGGCCCGCGCCTGGGCGTAACCACCGGTGACCGTGTCACCCCGGACGTCGCCGTGATCCGCGGCGGCGGCCAGGGTGGCCTCCGGCATCGTGTTCACGGTGCCGGGAGCGACCAGCTCCTCCACGTACAGGGTGTCCCGGAATGCCGGGTCCTTCACCCCGGTCGACGCCCACAGGGGACGCTGGGCGTTGGCGCCGGCGCCGGCGAGGGCGGTGAAGCGGTCGCCGGAGAAGACACCCTCGTACGCCTCGTAGGCCAGCCGCGCGTTGGCCAGCGCCGCCTTCCCCCGCAGGGCGAGGGCCTCGTCCGTGCCCAGCAGGGACAGGCGCTTGTCGATCTCGCTGTCGACGCGGGAGACGAAGAAGGAGGCGACGGAGTGGATGTCCGCCAGGCCGAGCCCGGCCGCCCGCGCCTTCTCGAGGCCGGCGAGGTAGGCGTCCATGACCTCGCGATAGCGCTCCAGGGAGAAGATCAGCGTCACGTTGACGCTGATGCCGGCGCCGATGACCTCGGTGATCGCCGGGAGGCCGGCCTTCGTCGCCGGGATCTTGATCATCACGTTGGGGCGGTCCACCAGCCAGGCCAGCTGACGGGCCTCGGCGATCGTGGCCCGCGTGTCGTGGGCGAGGCGCGGGTCGACCTCGATGGAGACCCGTCCGTCCCGGCCGCCGGTTGTGTCGTACACCTCGCGCAGCACGTCGGCGGCGGCGCGGACGTCGGCGGTGGTCATCATGCGGACCGCCTCGTCGACGGTGACGCCCCGGGTCGCGAGGTCGGCGAGCTGCTCCTCGTAGCCCTCGCCGGAGCCGATGGCGGCCTGGAAGATCGACGGGTTGGTGGTGACGCCGACGACGTTCCTCGTCCTGATCAGCTCGGCGAGGTTGCCGGACTCGATCCGCCGCCGCGACAGGTCGTCCAGCCATACGGAGACGCCCGCCTCGGACAGGCGTCGCAGTGCTCCCGCGGTCGCGGTTGCTTCGGTCACAGTGATCATCTTCTCTTTCTGCGGTTCTTTCGCTGGTTCTTCCCGCGGCCGGACCCGGTCCGACCGGTGCGATCCGGTGCGATCCGGCCGGATCAGCCGCGGACGGCGGCCAGGGACTCCCTGGCGGCGGCGGCGACGTGCCCGGCGGTGAAGCCGAACTCGGTGAACAGGGTCGTGGCGTCGGCGGAGGCGCCGAAGTGCTCCAGGGAGACGATGCGTCCCGCGTCCCCGACGAACCGGTGCCAGGTCAGGCCGATGCCGGCCTCCACGGCCACCCGGGCCCGCACGGACGGCGGCAGCACGCCCTCGCGGTACTCGCGCGGCTGCTCCTCGAACCACTCCACGGACGGCATCGACACCACCCGGGTGGCGGTCCCCTCGGCCTCCAGCGCCTCCCGTGCGGCCACGGCGAGCTGCACCTCGGACCCGGTGGCGATCAGGACGACGTCCGGGGTGCCGGTGGAGGCGTCCGCCAGGACGTACCCGCCCCTGGCCGCGTCGGGGTTCGGCTCGTACGTCGGCACGCCCTGGCGGGTGAGGACGAGGCCGTGCGGGGCCGGACGGGTCGAGTGGCGCCTGAGGATCTCGGCCCAGGCGGTGGCGGTCTCGTTGGCGTCGGCCGGGCGGACCACGTTCAGACCCGGGACGGCGCGCAGCGAGGCGAGGTGCTCGACGGGCTGGTGGGTCGGGCCGTCCTCGCCGAGCCCGACGGAGTCGTGCGTCCACACGTAGGTCACCGGGAGCTGCATGAGCGCGGACATCCGCACGGCGTTGCGCATGTAGTCGGAGAAGACCAGGAAGGTGCCGCCGTAGACGCGGGTGTTGCCGTGCAGGGCGATGCCGTTCATCTCCGCGGCCATGGAGAACTCGCGGATGCCGAAGTGGACGGTACGGCCGTACGGGTCGGCCTCCGGCAGCGGATTGCCTTCGGGGAGGAAGGAGCTGGTGCTGTCGATCGTCGTGTTGTTCGAGCCGGCCAGGTCGGCCGAGCCGCCCCACAGCTCCGGCAGCACCGGACCGAGCGCCTGGAGGACCTTGCCGGAGGCGGCGCGGGTGGCGAGGGCCTTGCCCGTCTCGAACACCGGCAGCGCGTCCGCCCAGCCCTCGGGCAGCCGGCCGGCCACCACACGGTCGAACAGGTCGGCGCGCCGCGGCTGGGCGCCCCGCCACTTGTCGATCCGCTTGTCCCAGGCGGCGTGCGCCTCGGCGCCCCGGTCCAGGGCCCGGCGGGTGTGGGCGAGGACGTCGTCGGCCACCTCGAAGGTCTTCTCCGGGTCGAGGCCGAGCACGCGCTTGGTGGCGGCGACCTCGTCGTCGCCGAGGGCGGAACCGTGGGAGGCCTCGGTGTTCCGCGCGTTCGGGGCGGGCCAGGCGATGATCGTGCGCATGGCGATGATGGAGGGGCGGCCGGTCTCGGCCTTCGCCGCCGTCAGGGCCGCGTGCAGGGCGTGCACGTCGACGTCGCCGTTCTCGGCGGGCTCGATGCGCTGCACGTGCCAGCCGTAGGCCTCGTACCGCCCCAGCACGTCCTCGGAGAACGCGGTGGCGGTGTCGCCCTCGATCGAGATGTGGTTGTCGTCGTAGAGGAAGACGAGGTTGCCGAGCCTCTGGTGGCCGGCCAGGGACGACGCCTCGGCGGAGACGCCCTCCTGGAGGTCACCGTCGGACACGATCGCCCAGACGGTGTGGTCGAAGGGGGACTCGCCGGCCGGTGCCTCGGGGTCGAACAGGCCCCGCTCGTACCGGGCGGCCATCGCCATGCCCACCGCGTTGGCGACGCCCTGGCCCAGCGGCCCGGTGGTGGTCTCCACGCCCGCGGTGTGCCCGTACTCGGGGTGGCCGGGGGTCTTGGAGCCGTGCGTGCGGAAGGCCTTCAGGTCGTCCAGCTCCAGCTCGTACCCGGCGAGGTAGAGCTGGGTGTAGAGGGTGAGCGAGGTGTGGCCGGGGGAGAGGACGAAGCGGTCACGGCCGGTCCACTCGGGATCGGCGGGGTCGTGCCGCATCATCTTCTGAAAGATCGTGTACGCGGCCGGGGCCAGGGCCATCGCCGTGCCCGGATGCCCGTTGCCGACCTTCTGCACGGCGTCGGCTGCCAGGACACGGGCGGTGTCGACGGCACGCCGGTCGAGTTCGGTCCATTCGAAGCGGTCCGCGCTGTCCACTGTGTGCGTGCTCATCTTCAAGAAGTCCTCGATCGGAGCGAAGTAGCCGGTCTGACGTGTTCAAACTTAAAAGTCTGACTTTTGTGAGTGAAGGTCGTCGTGTGCCAGCCTGTGGTGAAACTGGGACACGCCCGCGCGACCGGGCGCACGGGCGGGACGGCACGAGAAGGACATGGCGGACGAAAGCATCCAAGACGGTGACGGCGGCGACGCCGGCAGAGGCGGCGACGGGATCGCCACGTTCCCCTTCCCGGTCGATCTCAGCCTCCTCGGCGTCGGTGTGCAGGTCGGTCCCATGGGCGCCGGGCGCACCTGGCACGCGCACGCCCCGCTGCACCGTGTGCACCGCATCGACTTCCACGTCGTCATGCTCTTCACCGGCGGCCCGGTCCGTCACATGATCGACTTCGCCGAGTACGAGGCGACGGCCGGCGATCTGCTGTGGATCCGGCCCGGACAGGTCCACCGCTTCTCGCCGGACAGCGAGTACCGCGGAACCGTGCTGACCATGCAGCCCGGCTTCCTGCCCCGCGCCACCGTGGAGGCCACCGGCCTCTACCGCTACGACCTGCCGCCCCTGCTCCACCCCGACGAGGCGCGGCTCGCCGGGCTGACGGCCGCGCTCGACCAGCTGCACCGCGAGTACGAGGACGCCACCACCCTGCCCCTCAGCCTGCACACCGCCGTACTGCGCCACACGCTCTCCGCGTTCCTCCTGCGCCTCGCCCATCTCGCGGTCAGCTCCGCCCAGGCGGCGCGACAGGGCCGGGAGGACGTGCCGAACGACACCACCTTCACCCTCTTCCGGGACGCGGTCGAGCGGGGCTTCGCCACCAACCACAGCGTCAGCGCCTACGCCGACGCGCTCGGTTACTCCCGCCGCACCCTCGTCCGCGCGGTACGCGCCGCCACCGGTGAGACGCCCAAGGGGTTCATCGACAAACGGGTCGTCCTGGAGGCCAAGCGCCTCCTCGCCCACACCGACATGCCGATCGGCCGGGTCGGCGCGGCGGTCGGCTTCCCGGACGCGGCGAACTTCTCCAAGTTCTTCCACCAGCACACGGACCAGACACCGGCGGGGTTCCGGGCCGAACTGCGCTGAGACGCCGTCACCGTGCGGTCGCCGCGCCGTCGTCGCGGCGAGCCGTCCCGCACCCGGGCGCCCCACCCGGGCAGGGCGCCCGTCAGACGGTGCGGGACGTGCCGCCCGGCGTGCCATGATCGGCGCCAGGCGCACGTGCGGCCGGGCGAGGGAAGGATGCGGGTGTGAGGCTGACGATTCTGGGCGGCGGCGGTTTCCGGGTGCCGCTCGTGTACGGCGCTCTCCTCGGGGACCGCGCCGAGGGACGCGTGACGCACGTCGTGCTGCACGACCTCGACGCGGCGCGTCTGTCGGCGGTCACCAGGGTGCTCGCCGAACAGGCGGACGGGGTGCCGGACGCGCCGGAGGTGACCGCCACGACCGATCTGGACGAGGCGCTGCGCGGTGCCGACTTCGTGTTCTCCGCGATCCGCGTCGGCGGCCTCGAAGGCCGGGCCGAGGACGAGCGGGTGGCGCTCGCCGAGGGCGTCCTCGGGCAGGAGACGGTCGGCGCGGGCGGCATCGCCTACGGGCTGCGGACCGTCCCGGTCGCCGTCGACATCGCGCGCCGGGTGGCCCGGCTCGCGCCGGACGCCTGGGTCATCAACTTCACCAACCCGGCCGGTCTGGTCACTGAGGCCATGGCCCGCCACCTCGGCGACCGCGTCATCGGCATCTGCGACTCGCCGGTCGGTCTCGGCCGCCGCGTCGCCCGCGCGCTGGGCGCCGACCCGGAGCGGGCCTTCGTCGACTACGTCGGCCTCAACCACCTCGGCTGGCTGCGCGGCCTGCGCGTCGGCGGCCGTGACGAACTCCCGCGGCTGCTCGCCGACCCGGCGCTGCTCGGCTCGTTCGAGGAGGGCCGGCTCTTCGGCCCCGAGTGGCTGCGCTCCCTCGGCGCCATCCCCAACGAGTACCTGCACTACTACTACTTCAACCGGGAGACCGTCCGCGCCTACCGGGAGGCCGACCGCACCCGGGGCGCCTTCCTGCGCGACCAGCAGGCCGGCTTCTACGAGGAGATGCGCCGCCCCGGCGCCCCGGCGCTCGCCACCTGGGACCGCACCCGCGCCGAACGCGAGGCCACTTACATGGCCGAGAACCGGGAGACGGCGGGCGCGGGCGAGCGCGAGGCGGACGACCTCTCCGGCGGCTACGAGAAGGTGGCGCTCGCGCTGATGCGGGCCGTCGCCCGCGACGAGCGCACCACCCTCATCCTCGACGTCCGCAACCGCGGCACCCTGGCGGTGCTCGACGCCGACGCCGTGATCGAGGTCCCGTGCCTGGTCGACGCGAACGGCGCACACCCGGTGGCCGTCGACCCGCTGCCCGGTCACGCCACCGGGCTGGTCTGCGCGGTCAAGGCGGTCGAGCGCGAGGTCATGACGGCGGCCGAGACCGGCTCCCGCGCGGCGGCGGTACGGGCCTTCGCCCTGCATCCCCTGGTCGACTCGGTCGACGTCGCCCGCCGCCTCGTCGACGGCTACACGGCGGTCCACCCCGGCCTGGCGTATCTCGGGTAGGGACGGAGCACCGCGCCCGGGGCGACCTGCCCGGCTTTCGCCCTCCCCTCGGCGGGGCACGGTCAGGGGAGTCACCCCACGTGCCCGCCGCGCCTCTACGCGGGAGCTCCGGCGGCCGGGTGCTCGGGTGCCGGGGCGCCCACCGGTTGGACGGCCGGCGCCGCGACCGACGGGCGACTCGCCGAAGCCGAAGCCGAAGCCGTAGCCGAAGCCGTAGCCGAAGCCGAAGCCGAAGCCGGAGCCGAAGCGGGAGCCGAGCCCGGAGCCGATGCGGACGAGGACGTGGATGCGGATGCGGATGCGGAGACGGAAGCCGAAACGGACGCGGTGGTCGGAGCCGGTACCCCGGGCAGTTCCGCGCGCTGGTGGGGGAGGGACACCGGTCGCAGGGGACGCGGTCCGGACACCACCGCGTAGTCCTGGCCCAGGAACGGCGGGGTCAGCTCGCCCGGGTCGTCGCCGAGGGCCAGCCGGACCGCCGCCCAGGGCGCGTTGACACCGCACAGCGCCAGCTGGTGCAGCCCACCCGCCGGGCGGGTGTTGACGTCCATCAGGACGGGCCGGTCGCCGTACATCCGGAACTGCACGTTGGACAGGTGGTGCAGCCCGAAGGCCTCGGCGATCAGCCGGGCCGGTGCCAGCCACTGCTCGTGGAGCGTGAACCCCCGGCGGCGGCCGTTCTTGGTGCGGCCCACGGCCAGCCGCACCCGGTTGTCGGGCCCGGTGAGGCAGTCCACCGAGACCTCCGGCTGCTCCAGCCGCGGCATCACCAGCCAGTCGACCGGCTCCTCCGCCGCCCGCAGCGCCTCGACGACCAGCGGCAGCGGCACGTCCGGGCTCGGGAAGCCGTTCAGGTGGGCGAGGGAGAAGGGGTCGCGGGTGACCATCCGGAAGCCCACGCCGCCCGCGCCGGACGCCGGTTTGAAACACGCCCGGTGCCCGTGCGCCTCCAACTCCTCGACCGCGGAGACGAGTTCGTCGGCCGTGCGGACCCGCCACCAGGGCGGGACCGGCACGCCGATCGCCCGCACCGCCTCGTAGGCGATCACCTTGTCCTGGAAGACGGCCACCGCCTCCGGGGGCGGTGCCAGCAACGCCGTACCGGCCGCCTCGAAGTCGGCACGGTGGGCCACGACCGCCGCCTGGTGCAGACGGGGCACGAACACGTGGATGCCCCGGCGCGCGCACTGGTCCAGGGCGTACTCGACGTAACCGGCCGGGGACAGGCCCTCCGGCTCCAGCTCGGCCGTGTCGGCCGCGGCCAGGACGGGGGAGTCCGGGTCACCGTGCGTGGCGTGGATCTCGACGGCCCGGTCGGCGGGATTTCTCCGCAGCTGATCCATGAAGAAGACGTTCTCCGCGTACGTGCGGTTGAGCCAGACGCGTACGGGAGAAACCATGCAGGCCGCCTTTCACGGTTCACGGGCAGGGCGAAGCAGGCCGTGCCCGGCCAGGGGGGTTGGAGGGACACCAAGCCGCCCTGCGCGGAGGGAGAATCGTGGCGGTGGTGTCGGGGCGATCATAGGGGGTCCCGCGCCTGTGAGCGCAAAGCGCGTCACACGGATGCGCCCGCGCCGAGACGGGGCGGGCGCGCAGGCCGGTCCGGCCCGGCGAGCCGCCCTTGTGAGCGGGTCCGGGATGTGATCTCGTGATCTCGAACGCGCGTCCGGAAGGGGTGGGGATGACGGCGACGGTCGGTGGTCCGGGGCAGCTGTGGGCCATCAGCGACTTGCACATCGGGTACGAGGAGAACCGCGCACTGGTCGAGAAGATGCGGCCCGAGTCCGACGACGACTGGCTCCTGGTGGCCGGCGACGTGGCGGAGACCGTGGCCGACGTCCGCTGGGCCCTCGGCACCCTCGCGGACCGCTTCCGGCGGGTGATCTGGACCCCCGGCAACCACGAACTGTGGACGCACCCCAAGGACTCCGTCACCCTCCGGGGCGCCGCCCGCTACGAGCACCTCGTCGAGATGTGCCGCGAGCTGGGCGTGACGACGCCCGAGGACCCGTACCCGGTGTGGGACGGCGCCGGGGGTCCGGCGGTCGTGGCCCCGCT
This region of Streptomyces ambofaciens ATCC 23877 genomic DNA includes:
- the tal gene encoding transaldolase; this translates as MITVTEATATAGALRRLSEAGVSVWLDDLSRRRIESGNLAELIRTRNVVGVTTNPSIFQAAIGSGEGYEEQLADLATRGVTVDEAVRMMTTADVRAAADVLREVYDTTGGRDGRVSIEVDPRLAHDTRATIAEARQLAWLVDRPNVMIKIPATKAGLPAITEVIGAGISVNVTLIFSLERYREVMDAYLAGLEKARAAGLGLADIHSVASFFVSRVDSEIDKRLSLLGTDEALALRGKAALANARLAYEAYEGVFSGDRFTALAGAGANAQRPLWASTGVKDPAFRDTLYVEELVAPGTVNTMPEATLAAAADHGDVRGDTVTGGYAQARADLEAVERLGVSYDEVVQQLEQEGVAKFEAAWQDLLDAVTKSLDSKGVDGE
- the tkt gene encoding transketolase; its protein translation is MSTHTVDSADRFEWTELDRRAVDTARVLAADAVQKVGNGHPGTAMALAPAAYTIFQKMMRHDPADPEWTGRDRFVLSPGHTSLTLYTQLYLAGYELELDDLKAFRTHGSKTPGHPEYGHTAGVETTTGPLGQGVANAVGMAMAARYERGLFDPEAPAGESPFDHTVWAIVSDGDLQEGVSAEASSLAGHQRLGNLVFLYDDNHISIEGDTATAFSEDVLGRYEAYGWHVQRIEPAENGDVDVHALHAALTAAKAETGRPSIIAMRTIIAWPAPNARNTEASHGSALGDDEVAATKRVLGLDPEKTFEVADDVLAHTRRALDRGAEAHAAWDKRIDKWRGAQPRRADLFDRVVAGRLPEGWADALPVFETGKALATRAASGKVLQALGPVLPELWGGSADLAGSNNTTIDSTSSFLPEGNPLPEADPYGRTVHFGIREFSMAAEMNGIALHGNTRVYGGTFLVFSDYMRNAVRMSALMQLPVTYVWTHDSVGLGEDGPTHQPVEHLASLRAVPGLNVVRPADANETATAWAEILRRHSTRPAPHGLVLTRQGVPTYEPNPDAARGGYVLADASTGTPDVVLIATGSEVQLAVAAREALEAEGTATRVVSMPSVEWFEEQPREYREGVLPPSVRARVAVEAGIGLTWHRFVGDAGRIVSLEHFGASADATTLFTEFGFTAGHVAAAARESLAAVRG
- a CDS encoding helix-turn-helix transcriptional regulator encodes the protein MADESIQDGDGGDAGRGGDGIATFPFPVDLSLLGVGVQVGPMGAGRTWHAHAPLHRVHRIDFHVVMLFTGGPVRHMIDFAEYEATAGDLLWIRPGQVHRFSPDSEYRGTVLTMQPGFLPRATVEATGLYRYDLPPLLHPDEARLAGLTAALDQLHREYEDATTLPLSLHTAVLRHTLSAFLLRLAHLAVSSAQAARQGREDVPNDTTFTLFRDAVERGFATNHSVSAYADALGYSRRTLVRAVRAATGETPKGFIDKRVVLEAKRLLAHTDMPIGRVGAAVGFPDAANFSKFFHQHTDQTPAGFRAELR
- a CDS encoding 6-phospho-beta-glucosidase; this encodes MRLTILGGGGFRVPLVYGALLGDRAEGRVTHVVLHDLDAARLSAVTRVLAEQADGVPDAPEVTATTDLDEALRGADFVFSAIRVGGLEGRAEDERVALAEGVLGQETVGAGGIAYGLRTVPVAVDIARRVARLAPDAWVINFTNPAGLVTEAMARHLGDRVIGICDSPVGLGRRVARALGADPERAFVDYVGLNHLGWLRGLRVGGRDELPRLLADPALLGSFEEGRLFGPEWLRSLGAIPNEYLHYYYFNRETVRAYREADRTRGAFLRDQQAGFYEEMRRPGAPALATWDRTRAEREATYMAENRETAGAGEREADDLSGGYEKVALALMRAVARDERTTLILDVRNRGTLAVLDADAVIEVPCLVDANGAHPVAVDPLPGHATGLVCAVKAVEREVMTAAETGSRAAAVRAFALHPLVDSVDVARRLVDGYTAVHPGLAYLG
- a CDS encoding ATP-grasp domain-containing protein; amino-acid sequence: MVSPVRVWLNRTYAENVFFMDQLRRNPADRAVEIHATHGDPDSPVLAAADTAELEPEGLSPAGYVEYALDQCARRGIHVFVPRLHQAAVVAHRADFEAAGTALLAPPPEAVAVFQDKVIAYEAVRAIGVPVPPWWRVRTADELVSAVEELEAHGHRACFKPASGAGGVGFRMVTRDPFSLAHLNGFPSPDVPLPLVVEALRAAEEPVDWLVMPRLEQPEVSVDCLTGPDNRVRLAVGRTKNGRRRGFTLHEQWLAPARLIAEAFGLHHLSNVQFRMYGDRPVLMDVNTRPAGGLHQLALCGVNAPWAAVRLALGDDPGELTPPFLGQDYAVVSGPRPLRPVSLPHQRAELPGVPAPTTASVSASVSASASASTSSSASAPGSAPASAPASASASATASATASASASASRPSVAAPAVQPVGAPAPEHPAAGAPA